The genomic segment TGCCATTATTGACCAACAGATGTCCGGTCCGGCCATTCGGTGTTTTGAATTTGCCAATGTCCTCAGCAAATCTTTCCAGGTAAGCCTAGTTACTCCTTCGGCCGGTAACCTGTCTTCAGAGCGGTTCCAGATTTTGACCTGTGAGCGCCATGAGGAAGATAAAATGCAAAAAATCGTGGAACACCACGATGTGATTCTCATCCAGGGGCAGGTTCTCGAATTTTTTCCTTTCTTGAAGGAGACTGAAAAAGTTTTAGTGGTGGATCTGTATTGTCCCTTTATTTTAGAGGAACTTGAGAAACAGCGAAGACTTTGGAGCAATGCTGCAACCGGTTCCCTCCAGGCCCTTGAAGAGCAACAAAGGATTCATGAGACTATTTCCAGAATTGTTCGGGATCAACTTTTGGCAGGGGATTATTTTCTTTGTGCCCATGAGCGGCAGAGGGATTTCTGGTTAGGGATGCTCTGCGGGCTGAATCGGGTGAATCCTTACACCTATCATCAAGATCCCTCTGCACGCCGTCTTCTCGATCTGGTTCCCTTCGGGATACCTTCTGAAAAACCCATACACTCCCGGCAAGTCTTAAAGGGGGTCTATAAAGGCATTACCGAGCAGGATAAGGTCTTGATATGGGGAGGGAGTATTCTGAACTGGCTGGATACCCTCACCTTGATTAAAGCCATGGATCGGATATCCCAGATGAGAAAGGACGTAAAGCTGTTCTTTATGGGTACTGAACATCCCGACCAAATTCGAGAGAAGATGCTGGCCGATACCCTTAGCTTAAGCAAAAAGTTGGGTCTTACGGACAGAACGGTCTTTTTCCATACCTGGGTCCCTTATACCGAGCGGCAAAACTATTTTTTAGAAGCCGATATAGGCTTGAGTACCCATTTTTCCCATCTGGAAACCCGGTTTTCGTTTCGGACGCGTATTCTGGATTACCTGTGGACGGGTCTTCCTATCATCGCAACCCGGGGGGATTACTTTAGTGAGTTGATTCAAACCCATCGCCTAGGCCTGACCGTCGAAGC from the Candidatus Limnocylindrales bacterium genome contains:
- a CDS encoding glycosyltransferase, translating into MESRISSQERPRILIISSAIIDQQMSGPAIRCFEFANVLSKSFQVSLVTPSAGNLSSERFQILTCERHEEDKMQKIVEHHDVILIQGQVLEFFPFLKETEKVLVVDLYCPFILEELEKQRRLWSNAATGSLQALEEQQRIHETISRIVRDQLLAGDYFLCAHERQRDFWLGMLCGLNRVNPYTYHQDPSARRLLDLVPFGIPSEKPIHSRQVLKGVYKGITEQDKVLIWGGSILNWLDTLTLIKAMDRISQMRKDVKLFFMGTEHPDQIREKMLADTLSLSKKLGLTDRTVFFHTWVPYTERQNYFLEADIGLSTHFSHLETRFSFRTRILDYLWTGLPIIATRGDYFSELIQTHRLGLTVEAENVEDLTAAILKLVEDQDLRQNCSENIKAVAPRFTWDVVTQPLVDFCQNPAKAADKWRWKAEQNLGIFSLEQSAGLPITPWKRATLTSRSHLDKLYEQIITNLRAQKAEKIALLERIADLEDRSRMPSGSPGKFKVGSYLVWATKGGNHVLGLFKNLRAERRRKKLKLSQYPSCEIQGADTVGESFIAVKDNLYRIDIKFATYLRQVRHDLLFHLKEDRNAKQDLACLKIPTSQLRDNAFYSFIFPQQILSERRSYYFYLESPDSVKGDAVSVWCTEEAPPDQFHCQPIQRYERGWKVGDHIVFRVYYV